The genome window TTTCTTTTCTAGCACAAGTGACTCCACCTGCGCATAACGCATTGCTGCAGGCTCACTCACTCCGTATGCTCCTGTATATTTAAAAACGGTTTCCGAAGGTGATGGGAAATCAATTTCATTTAATTCCTCCGGTGAATATGTTACAAATTCCCAATCGTATTTCTTTGTTATTTCTAGGAAGCATTGCTCGTCCTTCTTTAAATCAATCGTGCATAGCGCTTTAACACTTTTTTTCGAAAGCTTTAGCTCCGCAAGGGTTTCATCAATGACTTGCTCAATTTCTTCCACAGATGTCCCACGATTACAGCCCATGCCAAGCACGACCGATTTTGGTCGATAAATGACACCATTTTCAAGAAGCACTTCTTCTTCGGGGTCAATGATGCGGTCAGTAATCAGCAATGTCGCATGTGGTTTCGCTTCTATCGCAGCATATGTTGTCGAGTAAATTTTAATTTGTTCTGGCATCGCTGTGTCACGCATCCACCAGTCACGTTCCCCCGTTTCCTGAACGATTGCAACATGCTCCTCGTTGACAACTGAGGCACTTACAGGTGTCAGTTTATCGGCACTATCCCATACCCAGCCAAAACGTGCACCAAATAAATCAACCGGAATAGTCTTTTGCACATCTGAGGCTGTTGTAATAATTGGATTTGCCCCAAGCGCTGCAGCTACTTCATGTGTTAGCTCATTGGCGCCACCTAAATGTCCCGATAACACGCTAATAACGTTTTCACCACGGTCGTCAATAACAACAACGCCTGGATCTGTCTTTTTATCCTTTAAAATCGGTGCTATCATGCGGACAACTGCTCCGAGTGAGATGATTAAAATTAGGCCTTTATATTGCTTAAAAAGAGTAGGCAGCAGTAACCGCACAGTACCTGTAAACATTTGAATATGCTTTTCTGCTTCATCGCCCTGCTCAAATTTACTCATGTAATATAAGTCGCTCGCAGCAAAAGTATGCTGCAAGCGACGTCCGATTTGAACACCGTGTTTTGTGATGGCTACAACTGCATAAGGATTTCGTTGATCAACTTCTGGTAATAAACCCTCTTGTAACTCAATCACTTGTCTTCACACCTTTTCTAAAGCCATGTGTAAAGGAAGCATCATATAATTTCGAACGATATTGATCCTTATCATGAATAGTCGGATCTAATGCCCAGCCAGCTAAAATCATCGCATGCTTACGAATACCGTTGACACGCATTGCTTCATCCAACTCTATTAATGTTGTACGCACGATTTTTTGATCTGGCCAAGAAGCACGTTGAATAACAGCTACTGGTGTATCATCAGCCCATCCAGCACTCTGCAATTCTTTTACTATTTTCTTCGTTAGCGTTGCGCTCAGGAATAAGGCAATTGTACAATGGTGACTTGCTAAATCGCGTAGTTTTTCAAACTCTGGCACAGGTGTACGTCCTTCGGCACGCGTTAAAATAAGTGTTTGTGTTAAGTCAGGAATTGTTAATTCTGCCCCGATTGCCGCTGCCGAAGCGAAGACAGAGCTAACACCAGGAATAACCTCATAGCCA of Lysinibacillus agricola contains these proteins:
- a CDS encoding cobalt-precorrin 5A hydrolase, which gives rise to MIELQEGLLPEVDQRNPYAVVAITKHGVQIGRRLQHTFAASDLYYMSKFEQGDEAEKHIQMFTGTVRLLLPTLFKQYKGLILIISLGAVVRMIAPILKDKKTDPGVVVIDDRGENVISVLSGHLGGANELTHEVAAALGANPIITTASDVQKTIPVDLFGARFGWVWDSADKLTPVSASVVNEEHVAIVQETGERDWWMRDTAMPEQIKIYSTTYAAIEAKPHATLLITDRIIDPEEEVLLENGVIYRPKSVVLGMGCNRGTSVEEIEQVIDETLAELKLSKKSVKALCTIDLKKDEQCFLEITKKYDWEFVTYSPEELNEIDFPSPSETVFKYTGAYGVSEPAAMRYAQVESLVLEKKKSGNATISVARLTF
- the cobM gene encoding precorrin-4 C(11)-methyltransferase, which produces MKKIYIVGAGPGDPDLITVKGLHMLQTADVVMYTDSLVSEDLIAKARPDAEVIRTAGMHLEEMVAVMVDRVNAGKVVARMHTGDPAMYGAIMEQVALLKKEGIGYEVIPGVSSVFASAAAIGAELTIPDLTQTLILTRAEGRTPVPEFEKLRDLASHHCTIALFLSATLTKKIVKELQSAGWADDTPVAVIQRASWPDQKIVRTTLIELDEAMRVNGIRKHAMILAGWALDPTIHDKDQYRSKLYDASFTHGFRKGVKTSD